In Catenulispora sp. GP43, one genomic interval encodes:
- a CDS encoding TetR family transcriptional regulator: MADTYRGHPAPGLRARKRQQTETKLWTTAIRLFLDRGFDQVSVADIAAATELSRVTVFNYFPTKEDLVFGPIDVHLDEPARAVRERPVGSSALDALRDRFLAGLDRFDPVTGLNDAENVVNVVGLIRQTPALFQRSLFLTAQMRDRLAAELVAEAPDDDPLTAALAAAQFIAVAQCLATDNQTRVLAGERAIDVLPDARRKAIAAYDQVEHGLKNYRIRH; the protein is encoded by the coding sequence ATGGCCGACACCTACCGCGGACACCCGGCCCCGGGGCTGCGCGCACGCAAGAGGCAGCAGACCGAGACCAAGCTGTGGACCACGGCGATCAGGCTGTTCCTCGACCGTGGATTCGACCAGGTCTCCGTCGCGGACATCGCCGCCGCGACCGAGTTGTCCAGGGTGACTGTCTTCAACTACTTCCCGACCAAGGAAGACCTCGTCTTCGGGCCGATCGATGTGCATCTGGACGAGCCGGCACGTGCAGTACGCGAACGGCCCGTCGGCAGCTCAGCGCTCGACGCTCTACGAGACCGCTTCCTCGCCGGACTCGACCGCTTCGACCCGGTGACCGGTCTGAACGATGCCGAAAACGTGGTGAACGTGGTCGGGCTCATCCGCCAGACACCAGCTTTGTTCCAACGGTCCCTGTTCCTGACCGCCCAGATGCGTGATCGGCTGGCCGCCGAGCTTGTCGCGGAGGCACCCGATGACGACCCGCTGACCGCCGCGCTCGCCGCCGCCCAATTCATCGCGGTGGCACAGTGCCTCGCCACAGACAACCAAACACGCGTCCTGGCCGGGGAACGGGCGATCGACGTGCTGCCCGATGCCCGGCGCAAAGCGATCGCCGCATACGACCAGGTCGAGCATGGGCTGAAGAACTACCGCATCCGCCACTGA
- a CDS encoding DUF6262 family protein, whose protein sequence is MPSQRTSRALAARQARTEASLDRVREVVSRMLKDKTPITVAAAVARRADVSRTFLYDNHEAKQIIEAGTAQAAGRRAEGREAEQQSMEASWREQALNSEDALKPRTPRSRASASRSPSSSARSANWTPAGPKRTAAA, encoded by the coding sequence GTGCCGTCCCAGCGGACCAGCCGCGCGCTGGCCGCCCGTCAAGCTCGCACCGAGGCGAGCCTCGACCGAGTTCGCGAAGTGGTCAGCCGCATGCTCAAAGACAAGACCCCGATCACCGTGGCCGCCGCCGTCGCTCGCCGAGCCGACGTCTCTCGCACCTTCCTCTACGACAATCACGAGGCCAAACAGATCATCGAGGCAGGCACTGCTCAGGCTGCCGGGCGCCGAGCCGAAGGCCGCGAAGCCGAACAGCAGTCGATGGAAGCCTCCTGGCGCGAGCAGGCGCTGAACAGTGAAGACGCGCTCAAGCCGCGCACGCCGAGATCCCGCGCCAGCGCGAGCAGATCGCCGAGTTCCTCGGCCAGATCCGCGAACTGGACACCGGCTGGACCGAAGAGGACCGCAGCCGCATGA
- a CDS encoding alkaline phosphatase family protein, translating into MLLALLAGAVLCLPTAAPAMAAQQQKPQASGPCGTEHNAKPHYKHVIWLFMENQPYDDIIGGADSPYVNQLADECGLATNYHNITHPSAPNYLAVTSGQLGGADDCTPSQCPQNTDNIFAQITRAHKTWTTFAEGMSGGNCQQGPLDSGWAPPYDVNHNPPVYYPSLAADCQKYDVPMGDLTSGAFADALKNGLPDFSFVAPDICHDTHSCPISVGDQWLQQTVAAITNSDDYRDGSTALFLTWDEGEHGNTSDCAYNTTDVGCHVATIVVSPSTRPGTESDLLFNHYSLLKTTEELLNLHGRLGHAADPQVLSMKSAFRL; encoded by the coding sequence ATGCTCCTGGCCCTGCTGGCCGGCGCGGTGCTCTGCCTGCCCACCGCGGCGCCGGCCATGGCCGCTCAGCAGCAGAAGCCGCAGGCCTCAGGGCCCTGCGGGACCGAGCACAACGCCAAGCCGCACTACAAGCACGTCATCTGGCTCTTCATGGAGAACCAGCCCTATGACGACATCATCGGCGGCGCCGACTCGCCCTACGTCAACCAGCTCGCGGACGAGTGTGGCCTGGCTACGAACTACCACAACATCACGCACCCGTCGGCACCCAACTACCTGGCTGTCACTTCCGGTCAACTCGGCGGGGCCGACGACTGCACGCCGTCGCAGTGCCCGCAGAACACCGACAACATCTTCGCCCAGATCACACGGGCGCATAAGACGTGGACGACCTTTGCCGAGGGGATGAGCGGCGGCAACTGCCAGCAGGGCCCGCTCGACAGCGGATGGGCGCCGCCGTACGACGTCAACCACAACCCGCCGGTCTACTACCCGTCGCTGGCCGCCGACTGCCAGAAGTACGACGTGCCGATGGGCGATCTGACCTCCGGCGCCTTTGCCGACGCGCTGAAGAACGGCTTGCCGGACTTCAGCTTCGTCGCCCCCGACATCTGCCATGACACCCACAGCTGCCCGATCTCGGTCGGCGACCAGTGGCTGCAGCAGACCGTCGCGGCCATCACCAACAGCGACGACTACCGGGACGGCTCCACGGCGCTGTTCCTGACCTGGGACGAGGGTGAGCACGGCAACACCTCCGACTGCGCCTACAACACCACCGACGTAGGCTGTCACGTCGCCACCATCGTGGTCAGCCCGAGCACCCGCCCGGGCACCGAGTCCGACCTGCTGTTCAACCACTACTCGCTGCTCAAGACCACCGAGGAGCTGCTTAACCTGCACGGCAGGCTGGGCCACGCGGCAGACCCGCAGGTCCTGTCCATGAAGTCGGCCTTCCGCCTCTGA
- a CDS encoding flavin monoamine oxidase family protein gives MSNRFGLPENAELPEGADPSGNTGLTRRALVGGAAAATLGLPVATAFGLPASDAAAAAPRTDYPGGGDEATSRDLARKVLLVSDDEQSDLKLDYLKILIDGRLPAPTARKRVLVVGAGAAGLTAARLLTAAGHDVVILEANGNRVGGRIKTFRGIFSDPHLHAEAGAMRLPDAHPLVLALGDKLGLTRRLFYNADVAPGAVSTGRIPPVTYTSFTGETWTNGPGGAPFSAPPPTGQSLITSNGLTRTRKAYAQNPSAFNSLFGTDLATTTTAAANTAFAPVLVSGTTPIATQLAGWTQLLRDFDGYSTQRYLVENQGWDTARLQAVGTVENLTSRLHYSLIPTLFDHALINPTSRYWEFENGTASLTDALAAPLKDLIRTNRRMTKLVQDGRGVTIETTAESGSEDSCDGAPIGPVETFHGDYAIIAVPFSALRFCQFEPLMSYPKRRAVEELHYDCATKVLLEFKTRFWEGGPGGFTGGGNISDYPSRFTYFPSHAPQGSRGGVVLAAYCWSDDAMRWDSLTPGERYTLALDDMARIYGRQVYTEFTGVGATQSWARARYALGEAVVVTPGQLHELHPATRTAEGRVHFAGEHTSLKPAWIEGALESAVRTFLEVHAR, from the coding sequence ATGTCGAATCGATTCGGCCTGCCTGAAAATGCCGAACTTCCCGAAGGCGCCGACCCGTCCGGGAACACCGGCCTGACGCGGCGCGCGCTGGTCGGGGGTGCGGCCGCCGCCACGCTGGGCCTGCCCGTGGCCACTGCCTTCGGCCTGCCCGCTTCCGACGCCGCCGCGGCCGCGCCGCGGACCGACTACCCCGGCGGCGGCGACGAAGCGACGTCCCGGGACCTGGCCCGCAAGGTCCTGCTGGTCAGCGACGACGAACAGAGCGACCTCAAGCTCGACTACCTCAAGATCCTGATCGACGGCCGGCTGCCCGCGCCGACCGCGCGCAAGCGGGTGCTGGTCGTCGGGGCCGGTGCGGCCGGGCTGACCGCGGCGCGCCTGCTCACCGCCGCCGGGCACGACGTGGTGATCCTGGAGGCCAACGGCAACCGGGTCGGCGGGCGGATCAAGACCTTCCGCGGCATCTTCTCCGACCCGCACCTGCACGCCGAGGCCGGCGCCATGCGCCTGCCGGACGCGCACCCGCTCGTCCTCGCGCTCGGCGACAAGCTCGGCCTGACCCGCCGCCTGTTCTACAACGCCGACGTCGCCCCCGGTGCCGTGTCCACCGGCCGGATCCCGCCGGTGACGTACACCTCGTTCACCGGCGAGACATGGACCAACGGACCGGGTGGGGCCCCGTTCAGCGCGCCGCCGCCCACCGGACAGTCCCTGATCACCTCGAACGGCCTGACCCGGACCCGGAAGGCGTACGCGCAGAATCCGAGCGCGTTCAACAGCCTGTTCGGCACGGATCTGGCCACCACGACCACGGCCGCGGCGAACACGGCGTTCGCTCCCGTGCTCGTGTCCGGCACCACCCCGATCGCGACACAGCTGGCCGGCTGGACGCAACTCCTGCGTGACTTCGACGGCTACTCCACTCAGCGCTACCTCGTCGAGAACCAGGGCTGGGACACGGCCCGGCTGCAGGCCGTCGGCACCGTGGAGAACCTCACCTCGCGCCTGCACTACTCGCTGATCCCGACCTTGTTCGACCACGCGCTGATCAACCCGACAAGCCGGTACTGGGAGTTCGAGAACGGGACCGCCTCCCTCACCGACGCCCTCGCGGCCCCGCTGAAGGACCTGATCCGCACCAACCGCAGGATGACCAAGCTTGTCCAGGACGGGCGCGGAGTGACGATCGAGACCACCGCCGAGTCGGGGAGTGAAGACTCCTGCGACGGCGCGCCAATCGGCCCGGTCGAGACCTTCCACGGCGACTACGCCATCATCGCTGTCCCCTTCAGCGCCCTTCGCTTCTGCCAGTTCGAGCCGCTGATGTCCTACCCCAAGCGGCGCGCGGTGGAGGAACTCCACTACGACTGCGCGACCAAGGTGCTCCTCGAGTTCAAGACACGCTTCTGGGAGGGCGGCCCTGGCGGCTTCACCGGCGGCGGCAACATCTCGGACTACCCGAGCCGCTTCACCTACTTCCCCTCGCACGCACCCCAGGGATCCCGCGGCGGCGTGGTGCTCGCGGCCTACTGCTGGTCGGACGACGCGATGCGCTGGGACTCCCTGACTCCGGGCGAACGCTACACACTCGCTCTGGACGATATGGCTCGTATCTACGGAAGGCAGGTCTACACCGAGTTCACCGGTGTCGGTGCCACCCAGTCCTGGGCCAGGGCCCGCTACGCCCTCGGCGAGGCCGTCGTCGTGACGCCCGGCCAGCTGCACGAACTGCACCCGGCTACGCGCACGGCCGAGGGCCGGGTGCACTTCGCGGGCGAGCACACCAGCCTCAAGCCGGCCTGGATCGAAGGCGCGCTGGAGTCTGCGGTGCGCACCTTCCTCGAAGTGCACGCACGCTGA
- a CDS encoding TetR/AcrR family transcriptional regulator, translating into MSSENPPNPPTLRADAARNRAAIVEAAAVLFRRDGAEASLEEIAREAKVGSATLHRRFPDRQALLDAVFIEDVGRLCAKGREMGATDSPAEALWRWLEHVAVHCAADDALSKLIRGGAASTTSQARSFVLLAETGGALLESAAAAGSVRGDVSIGELLAVVNAIADAAASGAGDVLRLLSLIRDGATPRDRGALDVRRD; encoded by the coding sequence GTGAGCTCTGAGAATCCGCCGAACCCGCCGACGTTGCGCGCGGACGCGGCGCGCAACCGGGCCGCGATCGTCGAGGCCGCCGCGGTGTTGTTCCGCCGGGACGGTGCCGAGGCATCGCTGGAGGAGATCGCCCGCGAGGCCAAAGTGGGCTCGGCCACGTTGCACCGCCGCTTCCCCGACCGCCAGGCGCTGCTGGACGCCGTGTTCATCGAGGACGTCGGCCGCTTGTGCGCGAAGGGTCGCGAGATGGGCGCGACGGATTCGCCGGCAGAGGCCTTATGGCGCTGGCTCGAACACGTCGCCGTTCACTGTGCCGCCGACGACGCGCTCTCGAAGCTGATCCGCGGCGGGGCCGCTAGTACGACGTCGCAGGCCAGGTCTTTCGTGCTCCTCGCAGAGACAGGCGGCGCTCTTCTCGAGTCGGCCGCAGCCGCCGGCTCCGTGCGTGGCGACGTCTCGATAGGCGAGTTGCTCGCGGTGGTCAACGCGATCGCCGACGCGGCCGCCTCCGGAGCCGGGGACGTCCTGCGCCTCCTGTCCCTCATCCGAGACGGTGCGACGCCCCGCGACCGCGGCGCTCTAGACGTGCGACGCGACTGA
- a CDS encoding SigE family RNA polymerase sigma factor encodes MRNETERLAEFGEFAVARQQHLLRTAYLLCGDWHDAQDLAQTALTNLCYAWHQARRADSLDDYAHRILINAYLSRRRKLGRERQTWAGIDPSVPSSDQPELRLTLLAALAELPRKGRAVLVLRFWHDLSVEATAAIIGCSTGTVKSQTSRALAKLRVVLGDSLTDFEPRGLDTGVRRGTDHD; translated from the coding sequence ATGCGAAATGAGACGGAACGTCTGGCAGAGTTCGGCGAGTTCGCCGTGGCGCGCCAGCAGCACCTGCTCCGTACGGCGTACTTGTTGTGCGGGGACTGGCACGACGCGCAAGATCTCGCGCAGACCGCGCTGACGAACCTGTGCTACGCCTGGCACCAGGCGCGGCGGGCTGACTCTCTGGACGACTACGCCCATCGCATCCTGATCAACGCCTATCTGAGCCGGCGGCGGAAACTCGGCCGCGAACGTCAGACCTGGGCTGGGATCGATCCGTCCGTTCCGTCGTCCGACCAACCGGAACTTCGGCTGACGCTGCTTGCGGCGCTGGCCGAGCTGCCGAGGAAGGGCCGGGCCGTCCTGGTCCTGCGCTTCTGGCACGACCTGAGCGTGGAGGCGACGGCCGCCATCATCGGGTGCAGCACCGGAACGGTCAAAAGCCAGACCTCGCGGGCTCTGGCCAAGCTCCGCGTCGTGCTCGGCGACTCCCTGACCGACTTCGAACCGCGCGGCCTCGACACCGGCGTGCGGAGAGGGACCGACCATGACTGA
- a CDS encoding GNAT family N-acetyltransferase, with amino-acid sequence MTGCNSPRRETRWQLARAANTVGRVIEESSSLTWRPLTIGDAKGSADLLNAMEAVAKIGEHYVEEDTLQELIDPYLDLERASLGAFDGDIMVGFMKVSYKPATEEVHRVSMDGGVHPDYRRRGIGTALVEAGVAAAKALHAQQHPTVKLVVQVQNAEHIAGAAELFRSQGFAPVWYYQQLEHSLGAAIPDAAVPEELRVEPWSEQNDEEFRMIRNESFKDAGLAEMPVDNWKNRMINHAFQPNLSFLLRDVANGAPVSMLLTKCWEADTVATGDRSVHFILIGTLRDYRRRGVASALIGHALRAAADQGYDRAILRVDSATPSEASGIYEKAGFALKLRFVRWALDS; translated from the coding sequence ATGACCGGGTGCAACTCACCTCGTCGGGAAACCCGGTGGCAGCTCGCACGCGCAGCGAATACTGTCGGCCGCGTGATCGAAGAATCCAGCTCCCTTACGTGGCGACCGCTCACCATCGGGGATGCGAAGGGGAGTGCCGATCTTCTCAATGCCATGGAAGCCGTCGCCAAGATCGGCGAGCACTACGTCGAGGAGGACACCCTCCAGGAGCTGATCGACCCTTATTTGGACTTGGAGCGTGCGAGCCTCGGCGCCTTCGACGGCGACATCATGGTCGGCTTCATGAAGGTCAGCTACAAACCGGCCACAGAAGAAGTTCACCGGGTCTCCATGGACGGCGGGGTCCACCCCGACTACCGCCGCCGAGGCATCGGCACGGCGCTCGTGGAAGCCGGGGTGGCGGCGGCGAAGGCGCTGCACGCGCAGCAGCACCCGACGGTGAAGCTCGTGGTCCAGGTCCAGAATGCCGAGCACATCGCTGGCGCGGCCGAGCTCTTCCGGTCTCAGGGCTTTGCGCCGGTCTGGTACTACCAGCAACTGGAGCACTCGCTCGGCGCGGCGATCCCCGACGCGGCGGTCCCCGAGGAGCTGCGGGTGGAGCCCTGGTCGGAGCAGAACGACGAGGAGTTCCGGATGATCCGGAACGAGTCCTTCAAGGACGCGGGTCTGGCGGAAATGCCCGTGGACAACTGGAAGAACAGGATGATCAACCACGCGTTCCAGCCAAACCTGAGCTTCTTGCTCCGAGACGTGGCGAACGGGGCTCCAGTGAGCATGCTGTTGACCAAGTGCTGGGAGGCCGACACAGTGGCCACCGGCGACCGCTCCGTGCACTTCATCCTCATCGGCACGCTCCGGGACTACCGGAGGCGCGGCGTCGCCAGCGCGCTGATCGGCCACGCGTTGCGGGCCGCCGCCGATCAGGGCTACGACCGCGCAATCTTGCGTGTGGACTCGGCAACCCCGTCTGAAGCGTCCGGGATCTACGAGAAGGCAGGGTTCGCGCTCAAGTTGCGGTTCGTGCGCTGGGCGCTCGACAGCTGA
- a CDS encoding cupin domain-containing protein, whose translation MTFAYIARAGEQQRLAWIGGSVHHITLDAAATDGRLSAIRSTMRNGTASPVHVHEHEDETVFLLSGTGVFWAGDKRWELRSGDTAFLPRGLPHTYLFTSETAELLTVCNPAGMEELFRAAGWDLARPQPEDWAVDLKVLAEAGAAAGQSVLGPPLRADDAMPADYLHRR comes from the coding sequence GTGACCTTCGCGTACATCGCGCGTGCCGGCGAGCAACAGCGGCTCGCCTGGATCGGCGGAAGCGTCCACCACATCACGCTCGATGCCGCCGCGACCGACGGACGGCTGAGTGCGATCCGCTCCACGATGCGCAACGGGACGGCCTCGCCCGTCCACGTCCACGAACACGAAGACGAGACCGTGTTCCTGCTCTCGGGGACCGGGGTGTTCTGGGCTGGCGACAAGCGGTGGGAACTGCGATCCGGCGACACCGCGTTCCTGCCGCGCGGCCTGCCCCACACCTATCTGTTCACCTCTGAAACGGCCGAACTGCTCACCGTGTGCAATCCGGCCGGGATGGAGGAACTCTTTCGCGCGGCGGGATGGGACCTCGCTCGCCCGCAGCCCGAAGACTGGGCTGTCGACCTCAAGGTGTTGGCGGAGGCGGGCGCGGCCGCAGGACAGTCCGTCCTCGGTCCGCCTCTGCGCGCCGACGACGCGATGCCGGCCGATTACCTTCACCGTCGCTGA